In Rhinolophus sinicus isolate RSC01 linkage group LG18, ASM3656204v1, whole genome shotgun sequence, the sequence CTGCAACGGCCCTCCCACACTTGGGGAAAGGTGAGCCCCACCCAagcccaggcccagcctctgCCTGAATCAAAAATCAGGACCAAATGGAGGGCATGGGGGCTGAGAGGACATAACCCTCTCTGAATCCCTCGGCAAACAGATCCCAGGCCCACCAGGCAGGGAGGAGCTGGCACATCAGATGAGGCAATGGCCTCATCTCCTGGAGTTCAGCCAGAGCTCTTCCGACAGGTTCTTGGCAGATGGTATCTCCCTGTCCCAGGTGGCCCCTGGAGCAGGGCCCAAGGCAGGGCCCAGACCAGCCTGAGGCCTGTGTATATGGCCCTTGAGCTGAGAAcggattttaatttttaaagggttgtaaaaACAAAGACTATGAGATAGAGGCtggtaaaatatttacaatctggcCCTTTTCAGAAAGTCTGTCCCCTGCCCTAGAGTATTATTCCCTTTTAAACCGCAGCCCTCTCCCTGCAGGCCTCCTGCCAGGCATTCTTACCTAGAAGCAGGGGGTAATCCTCAGCCTCCAGCCATGGGGTACAGACCTGGATGTGCTGGAAATGCTTCTGGCCAATGAGACGGCTGTAATACTCCTTCAGAGGCCCTTTGCCTTGCAGAGAAAATCAGTCACTGCACTGGGCCCATCTCTGGCCCATCCCAGGCCTGAGACACCCCAGCTCCAATCAGATCCCCATTCAGCCCCTTCCAGAAATGACCCCCCAGGGGTATGCAAGCTTCCCCCAAGGGGCTGGGAACGTGGCCAGGACAAACTCTGGCTgggcaccagtgtcaactagacaCAGCTTCTCACATGGACTGCCCCTGTGCCCGGCAGCCGTCTCAGGTGGCACAGCACATCCAGTGGGCTCTGCCACCCCGAGTGCACAAGCTGGGGCAGCTGGCCCAGGCCCCGCCTCCTCCAACCACAgctttctgcttctctccccaCTGGGCTACTCTGGAAGCAATTTTATGTCAGACAGTGGCCTCTTTCgtttaaggggggggggggggggggggaagggtgcCTGGAAACCACTGGAAGTGGACAGCTCAGTATCTCTGAAATTATGCTGAGATTCAAATCTAGACTCCATGCCCTGCTGTGAGgaccttctgagcctcagtttcacccTCTGCCAAGTGGGTGTAGAAAACCCTATGTCAGAGAGCTGCCGTGAGGATTAGCGACAAGGAATGTCACGTGCCTCATGTGGAGAAGGTCACAAGAAAGGCAGGTGACTGCCGCCCCCTCTACTGCCCCCAAGCTAAATACAGGAACATGGAGGGTCCCAGGCGTACCAGTTATCACACAGACCAGAGAGGGAAGGCTTTCTCCATCCAGGATCAGCTGTTCAAACTctgtgtttaagaaaataaatgtgttataaCCTGGCTCATCCAGTCAGGTGAAGGAGGAGGTAAAGTAGAGGTGTGGTGACAGACAACTCCCAGACACAAGGTCACTCTCTCAGGTGGCACTTCAGATCTAGGGCCTGGTCACTCAATGACCCAAATGCAGCCTCAGggccaccacctccaccacccaGGTGCTCAGGCAGCCCACCCAGCAGCCCTGGGGACAGGAACACTCTGCAGAGGACACCACACAAGGCCAAGCGGGCACCTCGCAATTCAACAGCCCCCAAGTTCAGCTCCTGATCGCAGCCACACACCTACTTTCTAATGCTGCCAGCAAGATGGAGAAGTCTTCGTCCTCTACAAGAAAAGAGAACTGAATGTCACAGGTGGTTTCTAGCTGCCTCCCCGCCCAGCTCAATGCCCTCCCCTTTCCCATCAGGGCCTCGGGGATCCCTGGAGACATGTGGGGCACAGGCCCGGCAGGGATCAGAACGCAGGCTCAGCCAGGCCCTCTTCCAACCCAAGTGCCCAGGAGGGTCGAGACCTGTCCAGCTCGTGCTGCTGACCAACAGGGCCGGCCGCCCGTGAAGACATGTCACCATCCCGCTCCCAGCGTCCCGCTCCGTGAAGGCTGACCTCTCCGTGGCTGGGTCTGAGGGTTCTGAGCTGACGGAGCAGAGACAGAGCCTGTCAGATGCCAGAACGGCGTCTCCCACCAGGGCAAGGTCCCGAAGGTCGGGTGTGGCCACATCAGACCCACTGAGCCCACCCTATTAGCTGACGCCTGGGCCCAGACATGCACTTGCTTTCTTTATCAATAATATTTGTTGCAAGGTGCTGACGTCAAAACAGCAGATAAGACCGCCTCAGCCCTTGCCTTCACCAGCTTACTGTTCTTATTCCCTCAACTTAAGACGAGGATGCTGTGACATCCCAGCTGGCTCCCAGGTGACTGAAAGGAACAAACAACTGGTGTGAAGAGCTGCTCAAAGGACCTTTCCTTAGCCCCAGTGACACCCCAGAGAACACACAGATCCACAGACTCCGCCATGGGGTCAGGAACACTTGGGCAGGAGGGTAAAGATGCCCACAGCCTATCACTTTCCTTAAATGGCCAGAGACTACAATACTTCAGGCTTTGGGGACCATATGATCTCTAGTACAAAATTTGGCTCCACTGTTGCAatgtgaaagcagccatggacaatacatgaataaataaatgggctGCGTTCCAGTAAAAGTTTTTTTATGAACAGGCAGTGGGCTGGCAGCCATCATTGGCCAAGCCCTGGATTAGTGGATTCCCAGGTCTGCAGCAAGGAGACGGGGCAGAGGCCAGGACAGCAATAAGCACAAGAGAAGGCAGCTGAAGACGGGAGACGGGAGACAGGGGATGGGAGAcgggggatgggggatgggatGTGAGTCGGGGGATGGGGGATGAGAGATGGGGGACAGGGGACGGGAGACGGGGGCTGGGGACCTACCTGGCCCTGAACGCAGAGTAGGTGCGGCCCAGCTTCATAAAGAGCTGGTGCTGTAGGTCCAAGGGCGTCTCTTTAAAGAAAGATGCGGGCTTGTCGTAGACAGTCACAGCTCTGCAATGAGATCATTGGGGGGCTCTCAGAGGAGTGGAGAAAGGCCTAAGGAACAGAAGACCCAGGAGAATCCAGAAAAAGAAGGGTGCTTGGGGGATCCAAGTCTCAGACAATAAGAAGCTTTGCAGTGAAGTAGGGGAAAATAGTACATTGCtttatattcacacacaaaatataaaacattgttttatattcacacacacacacacacacacacacacacacaagctttgAATTACTTGGGAAAGCACAGAGAAAAGTTCTAACATCAGAGCTGCCTGGGCCATCTGGCTGGCTGGAAAAGAAACCCCAGCCTCCCAGTAACTATCTCCCAGGCCCTCGGGATATCCAGATGCCTCGCCAACATGACAGCAGGCACTGCAGCTGGGACCAACTGTGCTGGGACCCCTCGCCTCTCCAGACCCCTACTTGATGCCCCAGTTCTCTGCCAGGTCTTCCCGCATTGCGTTGGTCACACATAGGTTCAGGTGGGACAGGCGGCCGCAGAGCTTCTCGTACCTGAAAAGATGTATCACTGGTCAGCCAGGAGCCCTGGCCAGGCGCCACCACCACAAGCGCCAGGTGACTCAACACCTTCCAACATAAAAGAGGCGGCAACCCTGGGGTCTCCAAAATCGGGAGCACACAGGGTCGCTAACGAGGCACCTACCAGAGTTTGTACTGAATTCCACCTGAACTATTATTTCTTTCACACACCTTTCTTTTCGTCACATTGCTTTTCGGCTTAAATACAATCATCCCCAAGGGAAACTGCCATAAAAAGAAGAACTAAAATAAAGCCCCATTATTAAATTTGAGCCACATTGCGCTGTTCCCTGCAAAGGCTGTGGGGCTGACGTTtgctctaaatcaggggtgtccaaacttttttcaacgtttttcaccaagggccatatgcggaaaaatacacaaacagccgggccactcactcgaggtgaagtacgtattgcctcacctggtttatttaagtaaactaaatatatttttggaatttgcagcgggccaattaacaatggatcgcgggccgcagttggcccgcgggccgcagtacagacacccctgctctaaatgtATTACAAAGGGAGTTGTACAAATGTTAGAAAGATGTTAAGAACAAATTAGCTCCAAACTGAGACTTGTGCCCTGATGCCAGGGCAGAACTGAAAAGGGGTAATGAGTGACTGCAGGTTGTTAAACACCGTTGGTGCGTCACGGTCTGCTCCTCACACAGGACACAGAGAAAGCTCCAGAGTTGGACGGCCCTAGAACTGAATTTCGGTCCTCACACTTCTGTGTGGCAAGCGGCAAAATAGCTCTCAGCCTTGTTTTCCTGGCTTGTGAAAGGAGAGCTACTCACAGGGCATCCTCAGCGGGGGGTGGTACAGACTGAATGGGATACTGGCCTTGGCCGGAGCTGGGAATGCAGCAAGCACCCAGATTGCTGCTGCCGCTGCCAACACTGTTACTGCCATCAAGGAATGACCCATCAGGGCAAAGGCCGCAGCTGTCAGTGGCCTGAGGCTGCAAGTCCCCACCAAGGCAGATGTTATATACTTAATGTTATATGCAGAACACGACCAACTCTTCCTGTTCCAAGTCCAACCTGCTCCCACaggcccttcttccctctccctgtctcATCAGCTGCAGAAGACTGGAACCCGTATCTCCATCTTCCAGCAGCAGCCCCTGGTCTTTACTTGGGGATCTGGTCTGGGTGCACCTGGGACCCCAGCTCTCGCAGTGGAATACCTGTCCCAAGCCTGAGGCAACAGGGTACGGAAGCACCTCAGCCTCTGTGGGGGTCGGAGGATGGCAGGTGAGCAGGAGGCAAGCAGAGGCTCGCTCTCTCCACTGAGTCTgacagggtgggaaggagagcaAGGGGAGCTCCCAAAACCTGAGAAAACCTCCAGGAGGGcgtgtggagagagagaggagaggggtcCTGATGACACCCTTTTTGAGCTCCAAGTCAGCCATTGCTTTGGACGTTTCAGTTTCATGGGCCAACAAATGCCCTCCTTTACTTAGACCTGTTTCCATCACTTGTATCCAGCAGCAGCCCAATTCCCAAGCCTTGCCCTCCCCCCACTGCACACAGGGAACCAACCGGCTTCACCAGGTGTCACACTGGCCCTTCTTCCTACCCCAGTTTGGGGAATAAGGTGTCTGTATCCTCCTCCTGCCAGACCCTCACCACTTGGCCAGCAGAACGAGGCGGTGATTGGGGCCGTGCACCAAACCCATAATGGAGTAGCCATAGTTGTGCCAGTCAATGACGAGCTTGCTCCCACAGAGGCAGCCCACAAACCAGCAGACAGCAATGGCAGGCAGGCCCGGGGGGTTctgggaaagagagaaacatgaataaagaggaggaaacCAGACCATCATCAACAACAGACCGAGTGCAATGTACATGATCGATAAGCAGAAGACCCTCTTCCTCACTAAACAAGGTATAAAAGTCATAAAAGAAGCAAAACCGATCAACCTGAAAAGTCTATCATCGAAAATCAAGGAGACAAAAAATGGAACAGGTGGTGCATTTTTCACCCATCAGAATGGAAACTCTAAAACACTTAACAACAGCCATCCAGGAGCAcagcacatttattttaaagtgcatGAGTTTGGACCAAGCTCTTCTACCCCCTAGGAATTTATCCCAAGGAAAAAGCTGGATCTGTGCAAATCATGTTCACTGATGCTCTCTGCCACATTATttgtaaaagtagaaaaaattagGATGGATCTGAGTGTCCAGTGAGACTAAATAAATCATACATTAATGCACATCACATATTGGGATACAATGCAGCCAATTAAAAGGTGCTTCTACGTGTTAAAAAGCAGTGAATGGGAGCTGAGTGGAGACGCGGCCGGCATCAGCAGCTGCAGaaacgcaggggatcccaggacagaacagagaacacaaaagccaggaggtgggctctttccctgcgtcccacagctgatctctcccgcccaGGAGGcagccagttgggccctaggtcggacaaaggacacaaactccatacctgggcccctctccccgctcttccaattctacccccacccttccagagattgaaactggcccctgaactgaggggTTGTGTCCCATTACAgcggagccttagtgctcaggctctgggaagaccgggcgtgcagctctgacccagggaagaggctgcgAAGAgcgtgatttttgctgggctgggagagaacagacccctccacccccagccaccaccttttctggcctgcctagggcagggcaattacaactg encodes:
- the ALG1 gene encoding chitobiosyldiphosphodolichol beta-mannosyltransferase isoform X2; translated protein: MEAAMLEWASGHVGLTHVTRDLWWPLPVLTELLPSFGNLIGGIWSYSKPHDELLQNDRIRIVRLTELQRLAVGPHILQYGVKVVFQAVHLLWKLMCRESAAYIFLQNPPGLPAIAVCWFVGCLCGSKLVIDWHNYGYSIMGLVHGPNHRLVLLAKWYEKLCGRLSHLNLCVTNAMREDLAENWGIKAVTVYDKPASFFKETPLDLQHQLFMKLGRTYSAFRASSEPSDPATERSAFTERDAGSGMVTCLHGRPALLVSSTSWTEDEDFSILLAALEKFEQLILDGESLPSLVCVITGKGPLKEYYSRLIGQKHFQHIQVCTPWLEAEDYPLLLGSADLGVCLHKSSSGLDLPMKVVDMFGCCLPVCAVTFQCLHELVKHEENGLVFKDSDELAAQLQMLFSKFPDPAGKLNQFRKNLQESRQLRWDESWKQTVLPLLMDMTPRTKD
- the ALG1 gene encoding chitobiosyldiphosphodolichol beta-mannosyltransferase isoform X3; protein product: MCRESAAYIFLQNPPGLPAIAVCWFVGCLCGSKLVIDWHNYGYSIMGLVHGPNHRLVLLAKWYEKLCGRLSHLNLCVTNAMREDLAENWGIKAVTVYDKPASFFKETPLDLQHQLFMKLGRTYSAFRASSEPSDPATERSAFTERDAGSGMVTCLHGRPALLVSSTSWTEDEDFSILLAALEKFEQLILDGESLPSLVCVITGKGPLKEYYSRLIGQKHFQHIQVCTPWLEAEDYPLLLGSADLGVCLHKSSSGLDLPMKVVDMFGCCLPVCAVTFQCLHELVKHEENGLVFKDSDELAAQLQMLFSKFPDPAGKLNQFRKNLQESRQLRWDESWKQTVLPLLMDMTPRTKD